Proteins from a single region of Oceanivirga salmonicida:
- a CDS encoding BglG family transcription antiterminator, whose product MIYKIYSILNDGTYHTAKEIAELLQISDRTSRKYIKELNSLLQKKGTCIISKPKCGFMLKGNMLDENDLFSNKNKEMPNSSNERVQYLLYLLLKTDKYNKLEQISKDIYVSTKTLSKDMKKVEEIVKKYSLNILRKPYYGIKLSGKEFSKRNLLIDVLENRINENKTIGNINGIGIEEIGEFTNQFFKENNVKISDVYFQNFILATFVVLYRILDNKKIELIESYEDFFVEKEQVIKTYLNLIISKFNLNIRFNENDLKYLVIRFFTNESLNYKNYKNKNVENINNLIKDIYFYIKLTFNINLNNDEILYDNLYIHLLPLIIRIKFNIIIKNPLLKEIKQNLAFEYSIAKYICNYLEKIYNKKISEDEIGYIALILNTSEKINQISTNNKKNILIICPTGKGVSKFLIHTYKNLFSKYCNFVNSCSLNEINDIDLDTYDFIFTLTDININIKKPVYKINHFLNSADIKRIEAILSIDNNFIENIFPKKLFIIEDKNINKITSIKNMSLKIKENFNVGNSKIEKEFLEREKLGMTEMGDLIAIPHPRNSLQNINAIGVYILKKPILWNKNKVKLVLFLCLDNVNYKNEIVYTILSRIIENENIVNEIIKVKSYEEFIEIIRKVKK is encoded by the coding sequence ATGATTTATAAAATTTATAGTATTTTAAATGATGGAACTTATCATACAGCAAAAGAAATAGCAGAATTATTACAAATATCAGATAGAACATCAAGAAAATATATAAAAGAATTAAATAGTTTACTTCAGAAAAAAGGAACTTGTATAATTTCTAAGCCTAAATGTGGATTTATGCTGAAAGGAAATATGTTGGATGAAAATGATTTATTTTCAAATAAAAATAAAGAAATGCCTAATTCAAGTAATGAAAGAGTTCAGTATTTGTTGTATTTATTATTAAAAACTGATAAGTATAATAAATTAGAACAAATAAGTAAAGATATATATGTATCGACAAAGACATTATCTAAGGACATGAAAAAAGTTGAAGAAATTGTAAAGAAATACAGTTTAAATATATTAAGAAAACCATATTATGGTATTAAATTATCTGGAAAAGAATTTAGTAAAAGAAATTTATTAATAGATGTTTTAGAAAATAGAATAAATGAAAATAAGACAATTGGTAATATTAATGGTATTGGTATAGAAGAAATAGGAGAATTTACAAATCAATTTTTTAAAGAAAATAATGTAAAAATTTCAGATGTGTATTTTCAAAATTTTATTTTAGCAACTTTTGTTGTTTTATATAGAATTTTAGATAATAAGAAAATAGAATTAATAGAATCTTATGAAGATTTCTTTGTTGAAAAAGAACAAGTAATAAAAACATATTTAAATTTAATTATTTCCAAATTTAATTTAAATATTAGATTTAATGAAAATGATTTAAAATATTTAGTTATTAGATTTTTTACAAATGAGAGTTTAAATTATAAAAATTATAAGAATAAAAATGTAGAAAATATTAATAATTTGATAAAAGATATATATTTTTATATAAAATTAACTTTTAATATTAATTTAAATAATGATGAAATTTTATATGATAATTTATATATACATTTATTACCACTAATCATAAGAATAAAATTTAATATAATAATTAAAAATCCATTGTTAAAAGAAATAAAACAAAATTTAGCTTTTGAATATAGTATTGCAAAATATATATGTAATTATTTAGAGAAAATATATAATAAAAAAATTTCAGAAGATGAAATAGGATATATTGCATTAATATTAAATACATCAGAAAAGATTAATCAAATTAGTACGAATAATAAAAAAAATATATTAATTATTTGTCCAACAGGTAAAGGAGTTTCAAAATTTTTAATTCATACCTATAAAAATTTATTTTCAAAATATTGTAATTTTGTAAATTCTTGTAGCCTTAATGAAATAAATGATATTGATTTAGATACATATGATTTTATTTTTACTTTAACTGATATAAATATTAATATCAAAAAACCAGTTTATAAAATAAATCATTTCTTAAATAGTGCTGATATAAAAAGAATTGAAGCTATATTAAGTATAGATAATAATTTTATAGAAAATATATTTCCCAAAAAACTTTTTATAATAGAAGATAAAAATATCAATAAAATTACTTCTATTAAAAATATGTCTTTAAAAATAAAAGAAAATTTTAATGTTGGGAATTCAAAAATTGAAAAAGAATTTCTTGAAAGAGAAAAATTAGGAATGACAGAAATGGGTGATTTAATTGCTATCCCACATCCTAGGAATAGTTTGCAAAATATAAACGCTATAGGGGTATATATATTAAAAAAACCAATTCTATGGAATAAAAATAAGGTTAAATTGGTATTGTTTTTATGTTTAGATAATGTAAATTATAAAAATGAAATAGTATATACAATATTAAGCAGAATCATAGAAAATGAAAATATAGTAAATGAAATAATAAAAGTAAAATCTTATGAAGAATTTATTGAAATAATAAGGAAGGTAAAAAAATGA
- a CDS encoding PTS lactose/cellobiose transporter subunit IIA yields MKYEEICERAMEIIASAGTSKSLLFEAIEFAKNGDIKKAKDLFLEAEKHLIKAHDYQTNLIILETSEEKSLELNLIMVHAQDHLTMASIIKDSAIYFMDLYEKLNKIGR; encoded by the coding sequence ATGAAATATGAAGAAATTTGTGAGAGAGCAATGGAAATAATTGCAAGTGCGGGGACATCAAAATCACTTTTATTTGAAGCAATAGAATTTGCTAAAAATGGAGATATAAAAAAAGCTAAAGATTTATTTTTAGAAGCTGAAAAACATCTTATTAAGGCACATGATTATCAAACTAATTTAATAATATTAGAAACTAGTGAAGAAAAAAGTTTAGAATTAAATCTTATTATGGTTCATGCACAAGATCATTTAACCATGGCATCAATTATAAAAGATAGCGCAATATATTTTATGGATTTATATGAAAAATTAAATAAGATAGGGAGATGA
- a CDS encoding PTS sugar transporter subunit IIB — protein sequence MKIMLCCSGGMSTSILVNKMREEAKSRGINVEIWAIAVNRFEDEFSKADVILLGPQIKYQLKSFKELAESKGKKIDVIEMIDYGMVRGDKVLEKALELMK from the coding sequence ATGAAAATAATGCTTTGTTGTTCTGGTGGGATGTCTACTAGTATATTAGTTAATAAGATGCGAGAGGAAGCTAAATCAAGAGGAATTAATGTTGAAATTTGGGCAATAGCAGTTAATAGATTTGAAGATGAATTTTCTAAAGCGGACGTAATTTTATTAGGACCACAAATTAAATATCAATTAAAATCCTTTAAAGAATTAGCAGAATCTAAAGGGAAAAAAATAGATGTTATTGAAATGATAGATTATGGAATGGTTAGAGGAGATAAAGTTTTAGAAAAAGCATTAGAATTAATGAAATGA